In a single window of the bacterium genome:
- a CDS encoding response regulator, producing MPKKLLLAEDSLTIRKVFELALSRSDIAITTVDNGEDAVRYAGEILPDLVVADLTLPGKNGFSVAAELRAMEKTEKIPVLLLSGTLLPLDEARFKASGARGVLFKPFESRELLENIERLLREGTAVPEPRKPNEAPAVDERWDFSDVLDEVEAESGKPASPSPAAREALLPGAILPGGAKIPPAFNEFDVSIDEIEGGGSDSSAGPTSPAPMVEHMESDLSPDSPPPVTDLSPALDEVEEIEDIEHFEDVEIPLLPAGSVSTDTPASLRILPAETAEPAFDKPAPAPPVDMEPTVVRSAVVQPAVEEIPIAELAVAEPAAVVPPVADPHREESLSAPPASPAASSDAGARADDAQLREFFAGRAEEIFRAVASEAVEKVMWEMTDRLASEFSAKLRESVEAVAWEVIPSTAEALIREEIARIRGKVGKPSP from the coding sequence ATGCCGAAAAAGCTTCTTCTTGCCGAAGACAGTCTGACCATCCGGAAAGTGTTCGAGCTCGCCTTGTCCCGTTCGGACATCGCGATCACCACGGTCGACAACGGAGAGGATGCCGTCCGGTATGCCGGCGAGATCCTTCCCGACCTGGTGGTCGCCGATCTCACGCTGCCCGGAAAAAACGGCTTCTCCGTCGCCGCGGAACTCCGCGCCATGGAGAAGACCGAGAAGATCCCCGTCCTCCTCCTCTCGGGGACCCTGCTTCCTCTCGACGAGGCGCGCTTCAAGGCCAGCGGGGCGAGAGGCGTCCTTTTCAAGCCCTTCGAATCCAGGGAATTGCTGGAGAACATAGAACGTCTCCTGCGCGAGGGGACGGCGGTGCCGGAACCCCGGAAACCGAACGAGGCGCCGGCGGTCGACGAGCGCTGGGACTTCAGCGATGTCCTGGACGAGGTCGAGGCCGAATCGGGGAAACCGGCGTCGCCTTCGCCGGCGGCGCGGGAAGCCCTGCTCCCCGGGGCGATCCTCCCCGGGGGAGCAAAGATCCCCCCCGCCTTCAACGAGTTCGATGTGTCGATCGACGAGATCGAAGGCGGCGGGAGCGATTCCTCCGCGGGGCCGACCTCCCCGGCGCCGATGGTCGAACACATGGAAAGCGACCTCTCGCCGGATTCGCCGCCGCCCGTGACCGACCTTTCACCGGCACTGGATGAAGTGGAGGAGATCGAGGATATCGAACATTTCGAGGACGTGGAGATCCCCTTGCTGCCGGCCGGATCCGTATCGACCGATACGCCCGCTTCGCTGCGGATCCTTCCCGCGGAAACGGCGGAACCGGCCTTCGACAAGCCTGCACCCGCGCCGCCCGTCGACATGGAACCCACCGTCGTGAGATCCGCCGTCGTGCAACCCGCTGTCGAAGAGATCCCCATCGCGGAGCTCGCCGTCGCGGAACCCGCGGCGGTTGTGCCCCCGGTCGCGGATCCTCACCGCGAGGAGTCGCTCTCCGCCCCGCCCGCGTCGCCGGCCGCGTCCTCCGACGCCGGGGCCCGTGCGGACGACGCGCAGTTGCGGGAATTCTTCGCCGGCCGCGCCGAGGAGATCTTCCGGGCCGTCGCTTCCGAGGCGGTGGAAAAGGTGATGTGGGAGATGACGGACCGACTCGCCTCGGAGTTCTCCGCGAAGCTCCGCGAATCGGTCGAAGCCGTCGCGTGGGAGGTGATCCCGTCCACCGCGGAGGCGCTCATCCGCGAAGAGATCGCCCGGATCCGCGGAAAGGTCGGGAAACCATCCCCCTGA
- the nadC gene encoding carboxylating nicotinate-nucleotide diphosphorylase, with amino-acid sequence MISRHLYEEIVRAALREDAPFGDPFGERFQGRASGVFLAGGDGVLCGGPVAKEVFRQVDPSVSVSFSPDGSRVSPGDQVGEASGPAGSLLLGERTALNFLQRLSGVATATSLFASRIAPYGTKLLDTRKTTPLLRILEKYAVRVGGGSNHRFSLSDGILIKENGIRTAGGIAPAVAAARSAAHHLLRVEVEAETLSEVEAAVAAGADAVLLDNMPPSMVWEAVTRFGGEVFLEASGGIHLGNVEEYARTGVAAIAVGAITHSAPALDISFELSA; translated from the coding sequence GTGATCTCACGGCACTTGTACGAGGAGATCGTCCGCGCGGCCCTGCGCGAGGACGCCCCGTTCGGCGACCCCTTCGGCGAGCGGTTCCAGGGCAGGGCGTCGGGCGTCTTTTTGGCGGGGGGTGACGGCGTGCTGTGCGGCGGGCCGGTGGCAAAGGAGGTGTTCCGCCAGGTCGATCCGTCCGTTTCCGTTTCCTTCTCTCCCGACGGTTCCCGGGTCTCCCCCGGCGACCAGGTCGGGGAGGCGTCCGGTCCGGCAGGCTCCCTGCTGCTGGGGGAGCGGACGGCCCTCAACTTCCTCCAGCGGCTTTCGGGCGTCGCCACCGCGACGTCCCTCTTCGCTTCGCGGATCGCGCCGTACGGCACGAAGCTGCTCGACACGCGGAAAACGACACCGCTGCTGCGGATCCTCGAGAAGTACGCCGTCCGGGTGGGGGGCGGGTCGAACCACCGCTTCTCCCTTTCGGACGGGATCCTCATCAAGGAGAACGGGATCCGCACGGCCGGGGGGATCGCCCCGGCGGTCGCCGCGGCGCGGTCGGCGGCGCACCACCTCCTCCGCGTCGAGGTCGAGGCGGAGACGCTTTCCGAAGTGGAGGCGGCGGTCGCTGCGGGGGCCGATGCGGTCCTCCTCGACAATATGCCTCCGTCGATGGTTTGGGAGGCGGTCACGCGCTTCGGCGGAGAGGTCTTCCTCGAGGCGTCCGGGGGAATCCACCTGGGAAACGTCGAGGAGTACGCCCGTACGGGGGTGGCCGCCATCGCCGTCGGTGCGATCACCCACTCCGCTCCCGCCCTCGACATCTCCTTCGAACTGTCCGCATGA
- a CDS encoding valine--tRNA ligase codes for MSEKEKEQEKEKPYDPKSVEERWYAAWIAAGSFHADPSRPGDPFTIVIPPPNVTGSLHMGHALNITLQDVLLRYARMNGRNALWLPGTDHAGIATQNVVEKMLAKEGITRQELGREAFIERVWKWKEESGGTILNQLKRLGAACDWERERFTMDEGLSRAVREAFVRLHRKGLVYRGRYIINWCPRCRTALSDLEVTYVEKKGALWYIRYPGMSGEEGVVVATTRPETMLGDTAVAVNPKDDRYAGMVGTTLRLPLMNRPIPVVADDMVDREFGTGAVKITPAHDVNDFEVARRHGLPSVRVIDESGAMTRDAGSFAGMDRFACRDAVVAKLAEEGMLVREEPYLHNIGHCYRCRTVVEPSESMQWFVKTKPLAAPAIRAVREGETRIVPAQWEKTYFEWMENIHDWCISRQIWWGHRIPAFHCRACGKTMVEIDPPAKCDACGGTDIRQEEDVLDTWFSSGLWPFSTLGWPEKTADLGRYYPTSVLVTGFDILFFWVARMMMMGIEFTGKAPFRDVVIHALVRDAKGEKMSKTRGNVIDPLDVIDRFGTDAFRFTLVALAAQGRDIRMSDDRVEGYRNFMNKLYQAGRFVRMHVDDATPWVLPDELPVTDRWILSRLQRVIDEIRRGIEEYRFNEAGSAFYQFVWHEFCDWYLEMIKPVLSPEAGEVERQVQRAVLIRVYETILTLGHPFIPFITEELWHALPGKRGLLYDRPYPAVDVGATDENVEEEMGHLMEVIRAVRNIRSELNVPPGKKVEIRLKGRVEEQDFLRNHEEIVRRLARAGRVAYVDPDYIPVKDATAVVNDIEVCLPLEGLIDFAQEAKRLRKEVEKANAEYARVAGQLGNARFTAKAPPDIVDALRDRETSLEQKIAKLGKNLELVSRYLA; via the coding sequence ATGAGCGAGAAGGAAAAGGAACAGGAAAAAGAGAAACCGTACGACCCGAAGTCCGTCGAGGAGCGCTGGTACGCCGCGTGGATCGCGGCGGGCTCCTTTCACGCCGACCCGTCCCGGCCGGGCGATCCGTTCACGATCGTCATTCCCCCTCCGAACGTCACGGGCTCCCTCCACATGGGGCACGCGCTGAACATCACCCTGCAGGACGTCCTTCTGCGATACGCCCGGATGAACGGGCGCAACGCCCTTTGGCTTCCGGGGACCGACCACGCCGGGATCGCCACCCAGAACGTGGTGGAGAAGATGCTCGCGAAGGAGGGGATCACCCGGCAGGAACTGGGGCGGGAGGCCTTCATCGAGCGGGTCTGGAAGTGGAAGGAGGAGAGCGGCGGCACGATCCTGAACCAACTGAAGCGCCTGGGGGCCGCGTGCGACTGGGAGCGTGAGCGGTTCACGATGGACGAGGGGCTCTCCCGCGCGGTCCGCGAAGCGTTCGTCCGGCTTCACCGGAAGGGGCTCGTCTACCGCGGGCGATACATCATCAATTGGTGCCCGCGCTGCAGGACGGCGCTCTCCGACCTCGAGGTCACCTACGTCGAGAAGAAGGGGGCGCTCTGGTATATCCGCTACCCGGGAATGTCCGGGGAGGAGGGCGTCGTCGTCGCGACGACGCGCCCCGAGACGATGCTGGGCGACACCGCCGTAGCGGTCAACCCGAAGGACGACCGGTATGCCGGGATGGTCGGGACGACCCTGCGGCTCCCGCTGATGAACCGGCCGATTCCCGTCGTGGCCGACGACATGGTGGACCGCGAGTTCGGGACCGGAGCGGTCAAGATCACGCCGGCGCACGACGTGAACGATTTCGAGGTCGCGCGGCGCCACGGGCTCCCCTCCGTCCGGGTGATCGACGAGTCCGGGGCGATGACGCGGGACGCGGGCTCCTTCGCCGGGATGGACCGGTTCGCATGCCGCGATGCGGTCGTGGCGAAGCTTGCGGAAGAGGGGATGCTCGTCCGGGAGGAGCCGTACCTCCACAACATCGGCCACTGCTACCGGTGCCGGACCGTGGTGGAGCCGTCGGAAAGCATGCAATGGTTCGTGAAGACGAAGCCGCTGGCCGCCCCCGCCATCCGCGCGGTGCGCGAGGGCGAGACCCGGATCGTGCCGGCGCAGTGGGAAAAAACGTATTTCGAGTGGATGGAGAACATCCACGACTGGTGCATCTCCCGGCAGATCTGGTGGGGGCATCGCATACCGGCCTTCCACTGCCGGGCGTGCGGGAAGACGATGGTCGAGATCGATCCTCCGGCGAAGTGCGACGCGTGCGGAGGGACCGACATCCGCCAGGAAGAGGATGTCCTCGACACCTGGTTCTCCTCCGGCCTCTGGCCGTTCTCCACCCTCGGGTGGCCGGAAAAGACGGCGGACCTCGGACGGTACTACCCCACGTCCGTGCTGGTGACCGGCTTCGACATCCTCTTCTTCTGGGTCGCGCGGATGATGATGATGGGGATCGAGTTCACGGGGAAGGCCCCCTTCCGCGACGTGGTGATCCACGCGCTCGTCCGGGACGCCAAGGGCGAGAAGATGAGCAAGACCCGGGGAAATGTCATCGACCCCCTGGACGTGATCGACCGGTTCGGCACCGACGCCTTCCGTTTCACCCTCGTCGCGCTGGCCGCCCAGGGGCGGGACATCCGGATGTCCGACGACCGGGTCGAGGGGTACCGGAACTTCATGAACAAGCTGTACCAGGCGGGCCGTTTCGTCCGGATGCACGTCGACGATGCGACGCCATGGGTGCTTCCGGACGAATTGCCGGTGACGGACCGGTGGATCCTCTCCCGGCTCCAGCGCGTGATCGACGAGATCCGCCGGGGAATCGAGGAATACCGGTTCAACGAGGCGGGCTCCGCCTTCTACCAGTTCGTGTGGCACGAGTTCTGCGACTGGTACCTCGAAATGATCAAACCCGTGCTTTCCCCCGAGGCGGGCGAGGTGGAACGGCAGGTGCAGAGGGCCGTCCTGATCCGGGTATACGAAACGATCCTGACGCTGGGCCATCCGTTCATCCCCTTCATCACCGAGGAGCTGTGGCACGCCCTCCCGGGAAAGCGGGGGCTGTTGTACGACCGGCCGTACCCCGCCGTCGACGTCGGCGCGACCGACGAGAACGTCGAGGAGGAGATGGGGCACCTGATGGAGGTCATCCGGGCGGTCCGGAACATCCGCAGCGAGCTTAACGTCCCGCCGGGAAAGAAGGTCGAGATCCGCCTGAAGGGCAGGGTGGAGGAACAGGACTTCCTGCGGAACCACGAGGAGATCGTCCGGCGGCTCGCCCGGGCCGGACGGGTGGCGTACGTCGATCCCGACTACATCCCGGTGAAGGACGCCACCGCCGTGGTGAACGACATAGAGGTTTGCCTTCCCCTGGAGGGCCTGATCGACTTCGCTCAGGAGGCGAAACGTCTCCGCAAGGAAGTGGAGAAGGCGAACGCGGAGTACGCCCGCGTCGCCGGGCAGCTGGGGAATGCGCGGTTCACCGCCAAGGCCCCCCCGGACATCGTCGACGCCCTGCGCGACCGCGAGACCTCGCTGGAACAGAAGATCGCCAAGCTCGGCAAGAACCTCGAGCTTGTCAGCCGATACCTCGCGTGA